A stretch of the Paenibacillus dendritiformis genome encodes the following:
- a CDS encoding response regulator transcription factor has translation MKVMIADDQEIVREGLKMILSMYEEVSVIGEVPNGKVLLEQLEVTTPDVILMDIRMPVMDGITAAQLVKEQHPKVKIIILTTFNEDEYIIQGLKNGVEGYILKDSGSADILNAIKTVYSGSVLLNPKVTERMVEAISSGRDNSMPPRPEAPVPDKLGLLTPREAEVARHILSGSSNKEIAQALFVTEGTVKNYVSRILDKLECRNRTELVLYLSKLGRL, from the coding sequence CTGAGCATGTATGAGGAGGTCTCGGTCATCGGCGAAGTGCCAAACGGCAAGGTGTTGTTGGAACAGCTTGAAGTGACGACGCCTGATGTGATCCTCATGGACATCAGAATGCCGGTGATGGACGGGATTACGGCTGCCCAATTGGTGAAGGAGCAGCATCCGAAGGTCAAGATTATCATTCTGACCACCTTCAATGAAGATGAATATATTATCCAAGGGTTGAAGAACGGGGTGGAAGGATATATTTTAAAAGATTCCGGTTCTGCCGACATTTTAAACGCGATTAAAACGGTATATTCCGGCAGCGTGCTTCTCAATCCGAAGGTGACCGAACGCATGGTAGAAGCTATCTCCTCCGGACGGGACAACTCTATGCCGCCTCGTCCGGAGGCTCCCGTGCCGGACAAGCTGGGGCTTCTTACCCCGAGAGAGGCGGAAGTCGCCCGGCATATCCTGTCCGGCAGCAGCAATAAGGAGATCGCTCAAGCTCTGTTCGTCACGGAGGGAACGGTTAAAAATTATGTATCCCGAATACTGGACAAGCTCGAATGCAGGAACCGGACGGAGCTCGTGCTATACTTGAGCAAGCTGGGCCGATTGTAA
- a CDS encoding DHA2 family efflux MFS transporter permease subunit — MHNNQSAAPPSLQGGEVSLKQLFAPLLAVIIGTFMVILDSTVVNVAIPTLVDYFDASLQSIQWSVTAYTLALSAVIPLAGWMSDQFQAKRVFLASIGLFTAGSILCAFAQTTEQLIFFRVLQGIGGGMVSPIGMAMVYRLAPASQRGSVIGMFGIPMLLAPALGPVLSGWLVEYVTWQWIFLINLPIGIAGIVIGRKWLPSSPSMQAPSLDMKGMILGPLAFSMITFGVSEGGVSWTSGRTLTGLVIGGLSLILFVISCLRHRQPLLELRVFRSADFTRGIVISWVMQTALFGTVLLFPLLLQQMKQYTPLETGLIMLPQALGSMICMPIAGKIFDKVGARPPLLVGMTLITGALFTMSCLTPDTSLAIIMSALFLLGSGMGLSMMALNTHVLNATPRDLVGRVTPLTSASQQVVSSFAIAGFTGYFASRMTVNMARPTAEMTILQASAESFGETFFLAACIAGAGLISSLFLRKPKHQEAEAKDGK, encoded by the coding sequence ATGCACAACAACCAATCTGCAGCACCTCCTTCTCTCCAGGGCGGTGAAGTCTCGCTCAAACAGTTATTCGCGCCTCTTCTTGCCGTCATCATTGGAACTTTTATGGTTATACTAGACAGCACCGTCGTCAATGTTGCCATTCCGACACTCGTAGATTACTTTGATGCTTCACTTCAATCTATTCAATGGTCGGTGACGGCATATACGCTTGCATTGTCAGCGGTAATCCCGCTCGCAGGCTGGATGTCGGATCAATTTCAAGCCAAGCGGGTGTTCCTGGCTTCTATAGGGTTGTTCACGGCCGGATCTATCCTGTGCGCGTTCGCGCAGACTACCGAGCAATTGATCTTTTTTCGGGTGCTTCAGGGGATTGGAGGCGGAATGGTCTCGCCTATCGGGATGGCGATGGTCTACCGTCTTGCGCCGGCCAGCCAACGAGGTTCTGTCATAGGCATGTTCGGGATTCCGATGCTGCTTGCCCCGGCCCTGGGTCCGGTCTTGTCCGGGTGGCTGGTGGAATATGTAACCTGGCAGTGGATTTTTCTTATTAATCTACCAATTGGAATAGCGGGAATTGTGATTGGGCGGAAATGGCTGCCTTCCTCTCCAAGCATGCAGGCCCCTTCTCTGGACATGAAGGGGATGATCCTTGGACCGCTCGCTTTTTCCATGATTACCTTCGGAGTTAGCGAGGGCGGGGTAAGCTGGACCTCTGGGAGAACGTTAACCGGCCTGGTTATTGGAGGGCTTTCTCTGATTCTCTTTGTCATCTCTTGCTTGCGTCATCGACAACCCTTGCTGGAGCTCCGCGTTTTCCGGTCTGCGGACTTTACCCGCGGCATTGTCATCTCATGGGTGATGCAGACCGCCCTATTTGGGACCGTTTTGTTATTTCCGCTTCTGCTTCAGCAAATGAAACAATATACGCCGCTGGAGACGGGGCTAATCATGCTGCCGCAGGCACTGGGCTCCATGATCTGTATGCCTATTGCGGGCAAAATTTTTGACAAGGTTGGAGCGCGTCCCCCTCTCCTGGTTGGCATGACGCTGATCACGGGCGCGCTGTTCACCATGTCATGCCTTACGCCGGACACCTCGTTAGCGATCATTATGAGCGCGCTGTTTTTGCTAGGTTCCGGGATGGGCCTGTCCATGATGGCTTTGAACACTCATGTATTGAATGCAACTCCCCGAGACCTTGTCGGCAGGGTTACACCGCTTACCAGCGCTTCTCAGCAAGTCGTCTCTTCGTTCGCCATTGCCGGGTTTACCGGATATTTCGCTTCGCGCATGACGGTGAACATGGCCCGGCCCACCGCAGAAATGACGATACTGCAAGCCAGCGCGGAATCTTTCGGGGAGACGTTTTTTCTGGCTGCGTGTATAGCCGGGGCAGGTTTGATTTCAAGCCTTTTTCTCAGAAAACCAAAACATCAAGAGGCCGAAGCCAAGGATGGCAAATAG
- a CDS encoding FAD/NAD(P)-binding oxidoreductase, producing the protein MPQQLHYAVAIVGAGSAGLSVAARLLRASAELHGSVVLVDPQAKHYYQPLWTLVGGGVVRKEVTERDQQSLIPKGADWLREAVAHFRPDENRIVTSNGTVIRYDVLVVAAGIQVDWDRIKGLKECIGREGVCSNYDYRYVDSTWRSIREFRGGTAIFTQPNTPIKCGGAPQKIMYLADDAFRRAGVREKTDIIFASGNASIFAVPKYAAALDKVVERKGITAKYKRNLVEIDSAKRVAVFEHVDTKERETLRYDMIHVVPPMSAPSFIRDSPLAGPGGWAEVDKHTMQHVRFANVFALGDCSNLPTSKTGAAIRKQAPAAARNVLNVLAGRPLDASYDGYTSCPLVTGYNRLILAEFDYDLKPRETFPFDQSKERCSMYVLKKDLLPKLYWHGMLKGRM; encoded by the coding sequence ATGCCACAGCAACTTCACTATGCCGTCGCCATTGTCGGAGCAGGCAGCGCCGGATTGTCGGTTGCGGCCCGTTTGCTGCGCGCGTCGGCCGAACTGCACGGCTCCGTCGTGCTCGTCGATCCGCAGGCCAAGCATTACTATCAGCCCTTGTGGACGCTTGTCGGCGGCGGAGTCGTGCGCAAGGAGGTGACGGAGCGCGATCAGCAATCGCTTATCCCGAAGGGAGCCGATTGGCTGCGGGAAGCGGTCGCGCATTTCCGTCCGGACGAGAATCGCATCGTTACAAGCAACGGCACCGTCATTCGGTATGATGTGCTCGTCGTCGCGGCGGGCATCCAGGTGGATTGGGATCGGATTAAGGGGCTGAAGGAGTGCATCGGGCGCGAAGGCGTGTGCAGCAACTACGATTACCGCTATGTGGACAGCACTTGGCGCTCGATCCGTGAATTCCGCGGCGGCACCGCGATTTTCACGCAGCCGAACACGCCTATCAAGTGCGGCGGCGCGCCCCAGAAAATCATGTATTTGGCCGATGACGCATTCCGGCGCGCGGGGGTAAGGGAGAAGACCGATATTATCTTTGCGTCCGGCAATGCGTCGATTTTCGCTGTGCCGAAGTATGCCGCGGCGCTCGACAAGGTGGTGGAACGCAAGGGCATCACGGCCAAATACAAGCGCAATCTGGTCGAGATTGACTCCGCCAAGCGGGTAGCGGTCTTCGAGCATGTGGACACGAAGGAGCGGGAGACGCTCCGGTACGATATGATTCATGTCGTGCCGCCGATGTCCGCCCCGTCCTTCATCCGGGACAGTCCGCTTGCCGGTCCGGGCGGGTGGGCCGAGGTCGACAAGCATACGATGCAGCATGTCCGGTTCGCGAACGTGTTCGCTCTGGGCGATTGCAGCAATCTGCCGACCTCGAAGACAGGCGCGGCCATTCGGAAGCAAGCTCCGGCGGCGGCGCGCAATGTGTTGAACGTGCTGGCGGGGCGGCCGCTCGATGCAAGCTACGACGGGTATACATCGTGCCCCCTCGTAACGGGGTACAACCGGCTTATTCTGGCGGAGTTCGATTATGATTTGAAGCCGCGTGAGACGTTCCCCTTCGACCAGTCGAAGGAGCGTTGCAGCATGTATGTGCTGAAGAAGGATCTGCTGCCGAAGCTGTACTGGCACGGCATGCTGAAGGGGCGGATGTAG
- a CDS encoding MBL fold metallo-hydrolase: MLLRYFYDEKLAHASYLVGCQATGEAIVIDPARDVVPYIRTAQAEGLMVVAAAETHIHADFVSGARELGEEHGATLYVSDEGGPDWSYVYVNGGEDGAAIKHRLVRDGDRFLVGRLEFEVLHTPGHTPESVSFLLTDRGGGADSPMGIFTGDFVFVGDIGRPDLLEKAVGLAGTAAEGARQMYRSLQRFKQLPDYVQVWPAHGAGSACGKALGAIPSSTAGYEKRFNWALSMEDESAFTAALLAGQPEPPTYFPRMKRVNRDGPALLSRLPAPEWIEGTLAAVSDLAEEGAVVIDTRPSAEFASGHVKGTLNLPYNRSFTTWAGWLVDDERPLYVMGEADQLPEIVRDMRSIGIDRIAGTIEASALWSGIDPAASGLESYREVAPADIADQVLAGEVAVVDVRSGAEWEEGRIPGASHVLLGTLPGRIREVPAGKPVLAQCRTGARSAIAASILQAQGCKHVMNLQGGIVRWREEGFPILK, translated from the coding sequence ATGCTGCTGCGCTATTTTTATGATGAGAAGCTGGCTCACGCCTCGTATCTCGTAGGCTGCCAAGCGACGGGGGAAGCGATCGTGATCGATCCCGCCCGCGATGTTGTTCCGTATATCCGGACGGCCCAGGCCGAGGGGCTGATGGTCGTGGCCGCGGCCGAGACGCATATCCACGCCGACTTCGTATCGGGCGCCCGCGAGCTCGGAGAAGAGCATGGGGCGACCCTATACGTATCGGACGAAGGCGGACCGGATTGGTCTTACGTTTACGTGAACGGCGGGGAGGACGGGGCAGCGATCAAGCATCGGCTGGTTCGGGACGGGGATCGGTTCCTGGTGGGCCGGCTCGAGTTCGAGGTGCTGCATACGCCGGGACATACGCCCGAGAGCGTGTCGTTCCTGCTGACGGACCGGGGCGGAGGCGCCGATAGCCCGATGGGCATCTTCACGGGCGACTTCGTCTTCGTTGGCGATATTGGCCGCCCGGATCTGCTGGAGAAGGCGGTGGGTCTGGCAGGCACCGCCGCGGAGGGAGCAAGGCAAATGTACCGCTCCCTGCAGCGCTTCAAGCAGCTGCCTGACTATGTGCAGGTGTGGCCGGCCCACGGAGCAGGCAGCGCCTGCGGCAAGGCGCTTGGCGCGATCCCGTCCTCGACGGCCGGCTACGAGAAGCGATTCAATTGGGCCTTATCCATGGAGGACGAGTCGGCCTTCACCGCCGCGTTGTTGGCGGGACAGCCCGAGCCTCCAACCTATTTTCCCCGCATGAAGCGGGTGAACCGCGATGGTCCGGCGCTGCTCTCCCGGCTTCCCGCACCGGAGTGGATTGAGGGGACACTCGCGGCGGTCTCCGATCTTGCGGAGGAAGGGGCGGTTGTGATCGATACGCGGCCTAGCGCGGAGTTTGCGTCCGGGCATGTGAAGGGAACGCTCAACCTGCCGTACAACCGTTCCTTCACGACCTGGGCCGGATGGCTCGTCGATGACGAACGGCCGCTCTACGTGATGGGGGAAGCGGATCAGCTGCCCGAGATTGTCCGCGACATGCGGTCCATCGGCATCGACCGGATCGCGGGCACGATCGAGGCTTCCGCGCTGTGGAGCGGCATCGATCCGGCGGCGTCGGGCCTGGAATCCTATCGCGAAGTGGCGCCGGCGGATATCGCCGATCAGGTTCTCGCCGGGGAGGTCGCGGTGGTGGACGTGCGCTCCGGGGCGGAATGGGAGGAAGGCCGCATTCCGGGGGCCAGTCATGTTCTGCTCGGCACCCTTCCGGGCCGCATTCGCGAGGTGCCCGCAGGCAAGCCGGTGCTAGCCCAATGCCGGACAGGGGCGCGTTCGGCGATTGCGGCCAGCATTCTGCAGGCGCAAGGCTGCAAGCATGTCATGAATTTGCAGGGGGGCATCGTCCGATGGCGTGAGGAAGGATTCCCTATCCTGAAGTAA
- a CDS encoding TraB/GumN family protein: protein MKISRWNTVKRSVASGLAVLIAMLGFVIPAKANEGPAAVPQISAWSVKTLNEGEKYGIFPLAWYVDGTFQQPITQEKLQALIEATSAKLDALELKKTGKVALPSGAKEITRKTVIDAVYGVLAQYEWPESLELDMSDPVAFLQKNGIVYGTGKGLDLDKPSTVEQASVIASRLVQFSYDAVGGGAKGLLWKATKGQNTLYLLGSIHLGIPDMYPIQKSIRDAFEQSDTLWVEVNLIDAGTSMQYFTQLMTYNDGTQLKDHVSQQTYEKLQKVLEQLNMAQDTFDPFKPWAITNNLSMANMAGESADMAQGASLGVDMYFTNSALLTGKPIHELEGLKFQADLFNNVPPAVQEKELNEVLDQLLAPEDKAEDPSKLLKQWQMLWVKADLEKFTESFTDSDEMVKSDSAQRLFGERDKNMAKKLMELLDKEGASTHFVVVGAGHFVIKDMIIDQLKANGYQVEFVK, encoded by the coding sequence GTGAAAATCAGCAGATGGAACACGGTGAAGCGCAGTGTGGCCAGCGGATTGGCCGTCTTGATCGCCATGCTCGGATTCGTCATTCCGGCAAAGGCGAATGAAGGTCCTGCGGCCGTGCCGCAAATCAGCGCGTGGTCGGTTAAAACGCTGAACGAAGGCGAGAAGTACGGCATATTCCCGCTTGCGTGGTATGTTGACGGCACGTTCCAACAGCCGATTACGCAGGAGAAGCTGCAAGCTCTTATCGAAGCGACTTCAGCCAAATTGGATGCGCTCGAATTAAAGAAAACAGGGAAAGTCGCGCTTCCGTCTGGAGCAAAGGAAATTACGAGAAAAACGGTGATTGATGCGGTGTACGGCGTGCTGGCCCAGTACGAGTGGCCGGAGTCGCTGGAGCTCGATATGTCCGATCCGGTGGCGTTTTTGCAGAAGAACGGCATTGTCTATGGAACAGGCAAGGGGCTGGACCTGGATAAGCCAAGCACCGTGGAGCAAGCGTCTGTCATCGCAAGCCGCCTTGTCCAATTCAGTTATGATGCGGTTGGAGGCGGGGCGAAGGGGCTTCTCTGGAAAGCCACGAAGGGCCAAAATACGCTCTATCTTCTAGGGTCGATTCACCTGGGCATTCCGGACATGTATCCGATACAAAAATCGATTAGAGACGCGTTTGAACAGTCGGACACGCTGTGGGTGGAAGTGAATCTGATCGACGCGGGAACCTCGATGCAGTATTTTACCCAACTGATGACGTACAACGACGGCACCCAATTGAAGGATCATGTGTCGCAGCAAACCTATGAGAAGCTGCAAAAGGTGCTGGAGCAGCTGAACATGGCGCAAGATACCTTCGATCCGTTCAAGCCTTGGGCCATCACGAACAATCTCTCGATGGCCAATATGGCAGGTGAATCTGCGGATATGGCACAAGGGGCATCCCTCGGTGTCGATATGTACTTCACCAACTCGGCCTTATTGACAGGCAAGCCGATCCATGAGCTGGAAGGACTCAAGTTCCAGGCGGATCTCTTCAATAATGTGCCGCCTGCGGTGCAGGAGAAGGAATTGAACGAGGTGTTGGATCAGCTCCTGGCGCCGGAGGACAAGGCGGAGGATCCCAGCAAGCTGTTGAAGCAGTGGCAGATGCTGTGGGTCAAGGCCGACCTGGAAAAATTCACGGAGTCCTTCACGGATTCGGACGAAATGGTGAAGAGCGATTCGGCGCAGCGCTTGTTCGGGGAACGGGATAAAAATATGGCCAAGAAGCTGATGGAGCTGCTGGATAAGGAAGGGGCGTCCACGCACTTTGTCGTCGTCGGGGCCGGTCACTTCGTGATCAAAGATATGATTATCGATCAATTAAAAGCGAACGGCTATCAAGTGGAGTTCGTGAAATAG
- a CDS encoding alpha/beta fold hydrolase — translation MPSKIVSETKEKKAAWKKVVLYVLVSIMILIGSGFLYEAIASKLAEQDFPMPGKLVDVASGAYQLHIQRTGQGGPVILLESGSGGISTLWGDIPAQLAPFATVVAYDRAGYAWSGKAATERTGANIVQELHEALDKEGIHGPYILVGHSLGGMYARLFAQTYRDETVGLVLLDARHEDYGREAEPIYAQEPRQAMPSAFMLSLLKHSGIMRLFQDSFLEGVAPPEKRSEFINVIGTADYFDAVEEEFRLIGQTEQALRGQKLGNLPVRIIARGVQPDLTSIGFSKEGSRKLDDIWQACQRKMLNLSTDSKLIVASNSGHNISDDEPELVVRVIRELLASVQAQG, via the coding sequence ATGCCAAGCAAGATCGTGAGCGAGACGAAGGAAAAGAAAGCGGCTTGGAAGAAAGTTGTGCTGTATGTGCTTGTGTCCATAATGATTCTGATTGGTTCGGGATTTCTGTATGAAGCGATCGCATCCAAGCTGGCGGAACAAGACTTTCCAATGCCGGGCAAGCTCGTCGATGTGGCTTCGGGGGCGTACCAGCTCCATATTCAACGAACGGGTCAAGGCGGTCCTGTCATTCTGCTGGAATCGGGCTCCGGGGGAATCAGCACATTATGGGGAGATATTCCCGCACAGTTGGCGCCGTTCGCCACCGTCGTGGCTTACGACCGGGCAGGCTATGCCTGGAGCGGAAAAGCGGCTACGGAACGCACCGGCGCCAATATTGTGCAAGAATTGCATGAAGCCTTGGACAAGGAGGGAATTCACGGGCCGTATATTCTGGTCGGCCACTCCTTGGGCGGCATGTATGCCCGCTTATTCGCCCAGACGTATCGCGATGAGACGGTTGGCTTGGTGCTGCTCGATGCCCGTCATGAGGATTATGGCCGGGAAGCAGAGCCTATCTACGCCCAAGAACCCCGCCAAGCAATGCCCTCTGCGTTCATGCTAAGCTTACTGAAGCATTCCGGCATCATGAGGCTGTTCCAAGATTCTTTCTTGGAGGGGGTAGCTCCGCCAGAGAAGAGATCGGAGTTCATTAATGTCATCGGGACGGCTGACTATTTCGATGCGGTGGAGGAAGAATTCAGACTAATCGGTCAGACGGAACAGGCCTTGCGAGGGCAGAAGCTGGGCAACCTCCCTGTCCGAATCATCGCCCGGGGCGTGCAGCCGGATCTGACTTCCATCGGTTTTTCTAAGGAAGGCAGCCGGAAGCTCGATGACATTTGGCAAGCTTGCCAGCGGAAAATGCTGAACCTTTCCACGGACAGCAAACTGATTGTCGCTTCGAACAGCGGTCATAATATTAGCGATGACGAACCGGAGCTGGTCGTGCGCGTGATCCGCGAACTGCTGGCATCCGTGCAGGCCCAAGGCTGA
- a CDS encoding M24 family metallopeptidase has protein sequence MVAGSKTEHLKDVAERARWIMERENVEAIVASSCENFYYLSGHPSTFMYTLRMNEVALAVMFRDPSRRTVIIMNEFEAAGVPDDLPQCELRTYPTWVDVDDPLGLRGDRYEGRRPVNHQVEEMFGLLREVLADCGIHSGKVAVELSAMRYPAVNALRQAVPALELTEAGALLTELRARKTPWEIEQLRRSCAYAEIGIAETIKEIRTGSSAADIAQAFRLALLSHADGAPSRFHMISAGPEFAPAHLFGTRPAEPGDVIKFDVGVDVNGYGSDIARTFALGSPSDTAARIYGALRAGHDRLLELIGPGLPMSRAFDEAMRVIRRSGLPNYNRGHLGHSAGLSLAAEEAPFLSPAEEAVFAPGMVICLETPYYGYGMGSIMIEDMVLVTEKGCERLNKLSRDLISLQL, from the coding sequence ATGGTTGCTGGCAGCAAAACTGAGCATCTGAAAGATGTAGCCGAACGGGCGCGATGGATAATGGAACGGGAAAATGTGGAAGCGATCGTGGCTTCAAGCTGCGAGAATTTCTACTATTTGTCCGGTCATCCGAGCACATTCATGTATACGTTGCGCATGAACGAAGTCGCGCTCGCGGTGATGTTCCGCGATCCGTCCCGCCGCACGGTGATCATCATGAATGAGTTCGAGGCCGCGGGCGTGCCGGACGATCTGCCCCAATGCGAGCTGCGGACCTACCCGACCTGGGTGGACGTCGACGATCCGCTCGGGCTGCGCGGCGATCGGTACGAAGGGCGGCGGCCCGTCAACCATCAAGTCGAGGAAATGTTCGGACTGCTCCGGGAGGTGCTGGCGGACTGCGGAATTCACAGCGGCAAGGTGGCTGTCGAGCTGAGCGCGATGCGATATCCTGCCGTAAACGCGCTGCGCCAAGCTGTGCCAGCCCTGGAGCTGACGGAAGCCGGAGCGCTGCTGACCGAGCTGCGTGCGCGCAAGACGCCTTGGGAAATCGAGCAGCTTCGCCGGAGCTGCGCTTACGCCGAGATCGGCATCGCGGAGACGATTAAGGAAATCCGGACCGGCAGCTCGGCGGCCGACATTGCGCAGGCGTTCCGGCTTGCTCTGCTGAGCCATGCGGATGGAGCGCCTTCCCGCTTCCATATGATTTCCGCCGGGCCGGAGTTCGCACCGGCGCATCTATTCGGCACCCGTCCGGCAGAGCCCGGCGACGTGATCAAATTCGACGTCGGCGTCGATGTGAACGGATATGGTTCGGACATAGCCCGCACCTTCGCGCTCGGCTCGCCTTCGGACACGGCGGCTCGCATCTACGGCGCGCTGCGGGCCGGTCATGACCGGCTGCTGGAGCTGATCGGGCCGGGACTGCCGATGAGCCGCGCATTTGACGAGGCGATGCGGGTGATTCGACGCTCCGGCCTGCCGAATTACAACCGGGGCCATCTGGGCCACAGCGCCGGACTGAGCCTCGCGGCCGAGGAGGCCCCGTTCCTGAGCCCGGCGGAGGAAGCCGTCTTCGCTCCGGGCATGGTCATCTGCCTGGAGACGCCGTACTACGGCTACGGCATGGGCTCCATCATGATCGAGGATATGGTTCTGGTTACGGAGAAGGGCTGCGAGCGGCTGAACAAGCTGTCCCGTGATCTGATCTCGCTGCAGCTGTAG
- a CDS encoding amino acid ABC transporter ATP-binding protein yields MIEVNNLGKRFGELTVFENINLHIDSGEIVVLVGPSGSGKSTLLRCLNGLEVPDAGSIRVGDAAWNASMSEAAKKEAVRQIRTLTGMVFQSFNLFPHMTVLENVTMAPMIVKKMNQAEAVEIGESLLAKVGLSDKKNEHPSRLSGGQQQRVAIARALAMQPQIMLFDEPTSALDPELTGEVLAVMKQLATEGMTMIVVTHEMRFAREAANRVIFMSDGSIQEESSPEQFFTQPQTERARKFLRQLGSEPEA; encoded by the coding sequence ATGATTGAAGTAAACAATCTCGGCAAACGGTTCGGCGAGTTGACCGTATTCGAAAACATCAACCTGCATATTGATTCCGGGGAAATCGTAGTCCTCGTCGGGCCGAGCGGTTCCGGCAAGAGCACGCTGCTGCGCTGCTTGAACGGGCTGGAGGTGCCGGATGCGGGATCGATCCGGGTGGGCGACGCGGCCTGGAACGCTTCCATGAGCGAAGCCGCCAAGAAGGAAGCGGTGCGGCAGATCCGCACGCTAACCGGGATGGTGTTCCAATCGTTCAATTTGTTCCCCCATATGACCGTCCTGGAGAACGTCACGATGGCCCCTATGATCGTGAAAAAAATGAACCAAGCGGAGGCGGTCGAAATTGGCGAGTCGCTGCTAGCCAAGGTCGGCTTGTCAGACAAAAAGAATGAACATCCTTCCCGGCTGTCCGGCGGCCAGCAGCAGCGGGTAGCCATTGCCCGCGCGCTTGCCATGCAGCCGCAGATCATGCTGTTCGATGAGCCGACCTCGGCGCTCGATCCCGAATTGACGGGTGAGGTGCTGGCGGTTATGAAGCAGCTTGCCACGGAAGGGATGACGATGATTGTCGTCACCCACGAGATGAGATTTGCGCGCGAAGCGGCGAATCGGGTTATTTTTATGAGCGACGGAAGCATCCAGGAGGAAAGCTCGCCTGAGCAATTTTTCACCCAGCCGCAGACGGAGCGGGCCCGCAAGTTTTTGCGGCAGCTTGGCAGTGAGCCGGAAGCATGA
- a CDS encoding amino acid ABC transporter permease — protein sequence MELVFSNFQFLLTGAYYTLLITIVSMFFGLIIGIIVAIARLKGNRLIRALATGYVSLIRGTPILVQIFIIYYGLPDFGITLGPLTAAFISLSINIGAYLSETLRGAILSVPGGQTEAAQSLGLSPWQTMRRVVLPQAARVAIPPLGNTFIGMLKETSLVSIVTVTELLRSAQLLIAQYYVAMPFYVAIALMYWVMSVFFSYILNRIETRLSKAY from the coding sequence ATGGAGCTGGTCTTTAGTAATTTCCAATTTCTATTAACAGGCGCGTACTATACCTTGCTGATCACGATCGTCTCCATGTTTTTCGGGCTCATTATCGGGATCATCGTCGCCATTGCCCGCTTGAAAGGAAACCGGCTCATCCGTGCTCTTGCCACAGGATATGTGTCCCTTATTCGGGGCACGCCGATCCTGGTGCAGATTTTCATTATCTATTACGGCTTGCCCGATTTCGGAATCACGCTGGGGCCGCTGACCGCGGCCTTCATCTCCCTGAGTATCAACATCGGCGCGTACTTGTCCGAGACGCTCCGCGGCGCGATTCTATCCGTGCCCGGCGGGCAGACGGAAGCCGCTCAATCCCTGGGCTTGTCGCCTTGGCAGACGATGCGGCGCGTCGTGCTGCCGCAAGCGGCGCGGGTGGCGATCCCGCCCCTCGGCAACACGTTCATCGGGATGCTGAAGGAGACGTCGCTCGTCTCCATCGTCACCGTGACCGAGCTGCTGCGCTCCGCCCAACTGCTTATCGCGCAGTATTATGTCGCCATGCCTTTTTATGTGGCGATCGCGCTCATGTATTGGGTAATGAGCGTATTTTTCTCCTATATTCTGAACCGCATCGAGACGCGGTTGTCCAAAGCCTATTAA
- a CDS encoding transporter substrate-binding domain-containing protein, giving the protein MSVKLQKFAKAALLLTVLSVALAACGSKPAQDANALDQIKKSGKIKVGLMGTYAPYNFLNDKHEVDGFDADVAKEVAKRLGVEAEFITGEFSGLIEGLQKDKYDALVSQVTITEERQKMMDFSTPYVKNAVNVIVKSDNETIQKIEDFKDKKIGVGLGTNDEKYLRDVAMPKVGTFEISTYNDVITSLKDLDVGRIDATINNVFAIKPLIEKNQFKVKAVGEPIKEDFAGIAIRKNNPELLDAINQALAEMKADGTFTEIFHKWFDVDPNF; this is encoded by the coding sequence ATGTCTGTCAAACTACAAAAATTCGCAAAAGCCGCGCTGCTGCTCACGGTACTCTCTGTCGCTCTCGCCGCATGCGGAAGCAAGCCGGCCCAGGACGCGAACGCGCTCGATCAGATCAAGAAGTCCGGCAAAATCAAAGTCGGGCTTATGGGCACCTATGCCCCATACAATTTCCTGAACGACAAGCACGAGGTCGACGGCTTCGATGCGGATGTCGCCAAAGAAGTGGCGAAGCGTCTCGGCGTCGAAGCGGAATTTATTACGGGTGAATTTTCCGGACTGATTGAAGGACTGCAGAAGGATAAATACGATGCGCTGGTCAGCCAAGTGACGATTACCGAGGAGCGCCAAAAGATGATGGATTTCTCCACGCCTTACGTGAAGAACGCCGTCAACGTCATCGTCAAGAGCGACAACGAGACGATTCAGAAGATCGAAGATTTCAAAGACAAAAAGATCGGCGTCGGGCTCGGGACGAATGACGAGAAATATTTGCGCGACGTCGCGATGCCGAAGGTCGGCACGTTCGAGATCTCCACATATAACGATGTCATCACCTCGCTGAAAGACCTGGACGTCGGCCGCATCGACGCGACGATCAATAACGTGTTCGCCATCAAGCCGCTTATCGAGAAAAACCAGTTCAAGGTGAAAGCGGTCGGCGAGCCGATTAAAGAGGATTTTGCCGGAATCGCGATCCGCAAAAACAATCCAGAGCTGCTCGATGCGATCAATCAAGCGCTCGCCGAGATGAAAGCCGACGGCACGTTCACGGAAATCTTCCATAAGTGGTTCGATGTCGATCCGAACTTCTAA